In Streptomyces qaidamensis, one DNA window encodes the following:
- a CDS encoding DNA polymerase IV, translating into MRTAPTILHLDMDAFFASVEQASKPSLRGKAVVVGGLGPRGVVATASYEARVFGVHSAMPMGQARRLAPNAAYLVPRFDFYRSISERVMELLRALSPLVEPLSLDEAFVDLEAGDVAWDERSARLAGVKLRADIRAVTGLTGSVGLAASKMLAKIASEEAKPDGLVVIEPGTERAMLGPMSVRTLPGVGPATGDHLRRAGITTVEEIVEAGEDELVRLLGKAHGHGLYAMALARDDRPVVAEREAKSVSVEDTYDVDIHDRMRVGLEVQRLAERCVRRLRGAGLSGRTIVLKVRRYDFSTLTRSETLRGPTDDPAVIREAAARLLDSVDTTGGVRLLGVGVSGLADYTQEDLFAQAAGERAVAEGPAEEHAVAPAEVQPSLAERRWPAGHDVRHTEFGHGWVQGSGLGRVTVRFETPSSAPGRVRTFRVDDPDLQAADPLPLVLRGPEGGSEAPGAGAQAVSSVPASLPKSWSGSGGGAATSRP; encoded by the coding sequence GTGAGAACCGCGCCCACGATCCTGCATCTCGACATGGATGCCTTCTTCGCCTCGGTGGAGCAGGCGTCCAAGCCGAGTCTGCGCGGTAAGGCCGTGGTGGTGGGAGGGCTCGGGCCCCGGGGCGTTGTGGCGACCGCGTCGTACGAGGCGCGGGTCTTCGGGGTGCATTCGGCGATGCCCATGGGGCAGGCCCGGCGGCTCGCGCCGAACGCCGCGTATCTCGTTCCGCGCTTCGATTTCTACCGGTCGATCAGCGAGCGGGTGATGGAGCTGCTGCGGGCGCTGTCGCCGCTGGTGGAGCCGCTGAGCCTGGACGAGGCGTTCGTGGACCTGGAGGCCGGCGACGTGGCCTGGGACGAGCGGTCGGCGCGGCTGGCCGGGGTGAAGCTGCGCGCGGACATACGCGCCGTCACGGGGCTCACCGGGTCGGTGGGCCTCGCCGCCTCCAAGATGCTCGCGAAGATCGCCTCGGAGGAGGCCAAGCCCGACGGGCTGGTGGTGATCGAGCCGGGGACGGAGCGGGCCATGCTCGGGCCGATGTCGGTGCGGACGCTGCCGGGGGTGGGGCCGGCCACGGGTGACCATCTGAGGCGGGCCGGGATCACCACGGTCGAGGAGATCGTCGAGGCGGGCGAGGACGAACTGGTCCGGCTGCTGGGGAAGGCGCACGGGCACGGGCTGTACGCCATGGCGCTGGCGCGCGACGACAGGCCCGTCGTGGCGGAGCGCGAGGCGAAGTCGGTGTCGGTCGAGGACACCTACGACGTCGACATCCACGACCGGATGCGGGTCGGGCTGGAGGTGCAGCGGCTCGCCGAGCGGTGCGTGCGGCGGCTGCGCGGGGCAGGGCTGTCCGGGCGGACGATCGTGCTGAAGGTGCGGCGGTACGACTTCTCGACGCTCACCCGCTCCGAGACGCTGCGCGGGCCCACGGACGATCCCGCAGTGATCCGCGAGGCGGCGGCCAGACTGCTGGACTCGGTCGACACGACCGGCGGGGTGCGGCTCCTCGGGGTGGGCGTCAGCGGGCTCGCCGACTACACCCAGGAGGACCTGTTCGCGCAGGCGGCGGGGGAGCGGGCGGTCGCGGAGGGCCCGGCCGAGGAGCACGCCGTGGCGCCGGCCGAGGTGCAGCCGTCGCTCGCCGAGCGGCGGTGGCCCGCCGGCCACGACGTGCGGCACACCGAGTTCGGGCACGGATGGGTGCAGGGCAGCGGTCTGGGGCGGGTCACCGTACGGTTCGAGACGCCCTCCTCGGCGCCTGGGCGCGTGCGGACCTTCCGGGTCGACGACCCGGATCTGCAGGCGGCGGATCCGCTGCCGTTGGTGTTACGAGGGCCCGAAGGAGGAAGCGAAGCACCCGGGGCGGGGGCTCAGGCCGTCTCGTCGGTGCCCGCCAGCTTGCCGAAGTCGTGGTCCGGCAGCGGGGGCGGGGCGGCGACGTCGAGACCGTAG
- a CDS encoding DUF1707 domain-containing protein produces MRASHADRDRTVDVLRVAAGDGRLTLEELDERLEAALSARTMGELAVLTEDLPVPVGGTPAGVDGVVRIRQEGASTRRGDGWVVPRRLEIRSAWGEVTLDFTDAVITHDTLDIDLDLRAGALRLLTRPGVVVDTDGLVMNHSALKARRPADAPVLLRVRITGEVTYGQLTVRSPRRGFGRRSATA; encoded by the coding sequence GTGAGGGCGTCGCACGCGGACCGGGACCGGACGGTGGATGTGCTGCGCGTCGCCGCGGGCGACGGCCGGCTCACCCTGGAAGAGCTCGACGAGCGGCTGGAGGCCGCGTTGTCCGCCCGGACGATGGGCGAGCTCGCCGTGCTGACGGAGGACCTGCCCGTGCCCGTCGGCGGCACGCCCGCCGGGGTCGATGGCGTGGTCCGGATCCGCCAGGAGGGGGCCTCGACCCGGCGGGGCGACGGCTGGGTGGTGCCGCGGCGGCTGGAGATCCGTTCGGCGTGGGGCGAGGTGACGCTCGACTTCACCGACGCGGTGATCACACACGACACCCTGGACATCGACCTGGACCTGCGCGCCGGCGCCCTGAGACTGCTGACCAGGCCGGGTGTCGTCGTGGACACCGACGGCCTGGTGATGAACCACTCGGCGCTCAAGGCGCGTCGGCCGGCCGACGCCCCCGTCCTGCTGCGGGTACGGATCACCGGCGAGGTCACCTACGGACAGCTCACGGTGCGCTCGCCGCGCAGGGGCTTCGGCAGGAGGAGTGCGACGGCCTGA
- a CDS encoding APC family permease — protein MATTEHPAPSRPEPTSPSRLRTWMLEGLSDMGKAGGHTGPHAEPEPPHRGQRWWRVMCLTGVDYFSTLGYQPGIAALAAGLLSPIATIVLVVVTLAGALPVYRRVAEESPRGEGSIAMLERLLSFWQGKLFVLTLLGFAATDFLITITLSAADASTHLVENPHLTGVLHDQQMLITLVLVALLGAVFLKGFLEAIGVAVALVGAYLALNLVVVVVGLYHVVTAGHVVTDWSSALTTQHSNVFAMIGVALLVFPKLALGLSGFETGVAVMPHVKGDPDDTEVRPAGRIRDTKKLLTTAALIMSVFLITTSFITTLLIPEKEFESGGQANGRALAYLAHDYLGNTFGTVYDASTIAILWFAGASAMAGLLNLMPRYLPRYGMAPHWARAVRPMVIVFTLIAFLVTWIFDADVNAQGGAYATGVLVLISSAAIAVTIAARKARQRNWTVAFAVISAVFLYTTVLNVIERPDGVKIGACFIAGIILVSLLSRLARAFELRVTSVTLDDMAERFVRDMASRRMRFIANEPDRRDIAEYRDKIEQIRQDNDVPGQEDFVFVEVTVTDPSEFEAGLTVCGEVLHGRYRVLTLESSSIPNALAALLLHVRDSTDCTPHIYFEWTEGGPFANFLRFFLFGQGEVAPVTREVLREAEPDRRRRPRVHVG, from the coding sequence ATGGCCACCACCGAGCACCCGGCACCGAGCCGTCCGGAGCCCACTTCACCCAGCCGTCTGCGCACCTGGATGCTGGAGGGCCTGTCCGACATGGGCAAGGCCGGCGGCCACACCGGGCCCCATGCCGAGCCGGAGCCCCCGCACCGGGGCCAGCGCTGGTGGCGGGTGATGTGCCTGACCGGCGTCGACTACTTCTCGACCCTCGGCTACCAGCCGGGGATCGCGGCCCTCGCCGCCGGACTGCTGTCGCCGATCGCGACCATCGTCCTCGTCGTCGTCACGCTGGCCGGCGCCCTGCCCGTCTACCGCCGGGTGGCCGAGGAGAGCCCCCGCGGCGAGGGGTCGATCGCGATGCTGGAGAGGCTGCTCTCCTTCTGGCAGGGCAAGTTGTTCGTGCTGACCCTGCTGGGCTTCGCCGCCACCGACTTCCTCATCACCATCACCCTGTCGGCCGCCGACGCCTCCACCCACCTCGTGGAGAACCCGCATCTGACCGGCGTCCTGCACGACCAGCAGATGCTGATCACCCTGGTCCTGGTGGCGCTGCTCGGCGCGGTGTTCCTCAAGGGCTTCCTGGAGGCGATCGGCGTCGCGGTCGCCCTCGTCGGTGCCTACCTCGCGCTGAACCTGGTCGTGGTGGTGGTCGGCCTCTACCACGTCGTCACCGCGGGCCATGTGGTCACCGACTGGTCGAGCGCCCTCACCACCCAGCACAGCAACGTCTTCGCCATGATCGGCGTCGCCCTGCTCGTCTTCCCGAAACTGGCGCTCGGTCTGTCCGGGTTCGAGACGGGCGTCGCCGTGATGCCGCACGTCAAGGGCGACCCGGACGACACCGAGGTCCGGCCGGCCGGCCGCATCCGCGACACGAAGAAGCTGCTCACCACCGCCGCGCTGATCATGAGCGTCTTTCTGATCACCACCAGCTTCATCACCACCCTCCTCATCCCGGAGAAGGAGTTCGAGTCGGGCGGCCAGGCCAACGGCCGTGCCCTCGCGTACCTCGCGCACGACTACCTGGGCAACACCTTCGGCACCGTCTACGACGCCTCGACGATCGCCATCCTGTGGTTCGCCGGCGCTTCCGCGATGGCCGGCCTGCTCAATCTGATGCCGCGCTATCTGCCCCGCTACGGCATGGCCCCGCACTGGGCCCGCGCCGTGCGGCCCATGGTCATCGTCTTCACGCTGATCGCCTTCCTGGTCACCTGGATCTTCGACGCCGACGTCAATGCCCAGGGCGGCGCCTACGCCACCGGCGTGCTGGTCCTCATCAGCTCCGCCGCGATAGCGGTGACCATCGCCGCCCGCAAGGCCCGGCAGCGGAACTGGACGGTCGCCTTCGCGGTGATCTCCGCCGTGTTCCTGTACACGACCGTGCTCAACGTGATCGAACGCCCGGACGGCGTGAAGATCGGCGCCTGCTTCATCGCCGGCATCATCCTGGTCTCCCTGCTGTCACGGCTGGCCCGGGCGTTCGAGCTCCGCGTGACCAGCGTGACGCTGGACGACATGGCGGAACGTTTCGTCCGGGACATGGCCAGCCGCCGGATGCGGTTCATCGCCAACGAGCCGGACCGGCGTGACATCGCCGAGTACCGCGACAAGATCGAGCAGATCCGGCAGGACAACGACGTACCCGGCCAGGAGGACTTCGTCTTCGTCGAGGTGACGGTCACCGACCCGTCCGAGTTCGAGGCGGGCCTGACCGTATGCGGGGAGGTGCTGCACGGCCGTTACCGCGTGCTCACCCTGGAGTCGTCGTCCATCCCCAACGCCCTGGCCGCGCTGCTGCTGCACGTCCGCGACTCGACGGACTGCACCCCGCACATCTACTTCGAGTGGACCGAGGGCGGGCCCTTCGCCAACTTCCTGCGCTTCTTCCTGTTCGGCCAGGGCGAGGTAGCCCCCGTGACCCGCGAGGTGCTGCGCGAGGCGGAGCCGGACCGCAGGCGGCGGCCGAGGGTGCACGTGGGCTGA
- a CDS encoding TOBE domain-containing protein — protein MQSYTIGQAARLLGVSPDTARRWADAGRITTHRDETGRRLIDGRDLAAFSVELARSGSAEEDTPYTSARNAFPGIVTAIKLGDVAAQVEIQAGPHRLVSLLTREAVEELGLEVGMEATARVKSTNVHIDRV, from the coding sequence ATGCAGTCCTACACGATCGGCCAGGCAGCACGGCTGCTCGGCGTGAGCCCGGACACCGCCCGCCGCTGGGCGGACGCGGGCCGCATCACGACCCACCGCGACGAGACCGGGCGTCGGCTCATCGACGGGCGGGACCTGGCCGCGTTCTCGGTCGAACTGGCCCGGTCCGGCTCCGCCGAGGAGGACACGCCGTACACCTCGGCCCGCAACGCGTTCCCGGGCATCGTCACCGCGATCAAACTCGGCGACGTAGCCGCCCAGGTCGAGATCCAGGCCGGCCCGCACCGGCTGGTCTCGCTGCTCACCCGCGAGGCGGTGGAGGAGCTGGGCCTGGAGGTCGGCATGGAGGCGACGGCCCGCGTGAAGTCGACGAACGTCCACATCGACCGCGTCTGA
- the gcvP gene encoding aminomethyl-transferring glycine dehydrogenase, which yields MTAHRIPLSELEEAVPFEQRHIGPDHEACAKMLAHVGYGSLDELTAAAVPAVIKSAEALDLPGARSEAEVIAELRSLADRNEVLGSMIGLGYYGTFTPPVIMRNVMENPSWYTAYTPYQPEISQGRLEALLNFQTMVAELTGLPTSGASLLDEGTAAAEAMALSRRLGKNKKGLFLIDADTLPQTIAVIRTRAEPTGVEVVVADLSEGIPAEIAEREINGVLIQYPGASGAVRDIKPVIDGAHELGALVTVAADLLALTLLKSPGELGADIAVGTTQRFGVPMGFGGPHAGYMAVQDKMARSLPGRLVGVSVDADGNKAYRLALQTREQHIRREKATSNICTAQVLLAVMAGMYAVYHGPEGLKGIARRTHRYATVLAAGLAHGGVEVVHGSYFDTLTVRVEGRAAEAVAAARDNGVNLRLVDADHVSIACDETTTRAQVRAVWAAFGVEGVIEALDAATDESLPDTLLRTDDYLTHPVFHQHRSETAMLRYLRRLADRDYALDRGMIPLGSCTMKLNATTEMEPVTWPEFGQLHPFAPAEQAGGYLTLIHELEDRLAEVTGYDKVSLQPNAGSQGELAGLLAVRGYHRANGDEQRTVCLIPSSAHGTNAASAVMAGMKVVVVKTAGDGEIDVEDLRAKIEQYRGELAVLMITYPSTHGVFEEHVADICAQVHEAGGQVYVDGANLNALVGLAKPGHFGGDVSHLNLHKTFCIPHGGGGPGVGPVAVREHLAPYLPNHPLQPEAGPETGVGPISAAPWGSAGILPISWAYVRLMGGEGLKRATQVAVLSANYIAKRLEPHYPVLYTGPGGLVAHECIIDLRPLTKATGVSVDDIAKRLIDYGFHAPTMSFPVAGTLMIEPTESEDLAELDRFCEAMIAIRAEIEKVGSGEWPADDNPLRGAPHTAGALAGEWEHAYSREEAVFPAGMSTADKYWPPVRRIDQAYGDRNLVCSCPPLDAYED from the coding sequence ATGACCGCCCACCGCATTCCGCTCTCCGAGCTCGAAGAGGCAGTCCCCTTCGAGCAGCGCCACATCGGCCCCGACCACGAGGCCTGCGCCAAGATGCTCGCGCACGTCGGCTACGGCTCGCTGGACGAGCTCACGGCCGCCGCGGTCCCGGCCGTGATCAAGAGTGCCGAGGCGCTGGATCTTCCCGGCGCCCGCAGCGAGGCCGAGGTGATCGCCGAGCTGCGCTCCCTCGCCGACCGCAACGAGGTCCTCGGCTCCATGATCGGCCTCGGCTACTACGGCACGTTCACGCCGCCCGTCATCATGCGCAACGTCATGGAGAACCCGTCCTGGTACACGGCCTACACGCCGTACCAGCCGGAGATCTCGCAGGGCCGGCTCGAGGCGCTGCTCAACTTCCAGACGATGGTCGCCGAGCTGACCGGACTGCCGACCTCCGGTGCCTCCCTGCTCGACGAGGGCACCGCGGCCGCCGAGGCCATGGCGCTGTCGCGGCGGCTGGGCAAGAACAAGAAGGGCCTGTTCCTGATCGACGCGGACACGCTTCCGCAGACCATCGCCGTGATCCGGACCCGCGCCGAACCGACCGGAGTCGAGGTCGTCGTCGCCGACCTCAGCGAGGGCATCCCCGCCGAGATCGCCGAGCGCGAGATCAACGGCGTACTGATCCAGTACCCCGGCGCCTCCGGTGCCGTGCGGGACATCAAGCCGGTCATCGACGGGGCGCACGAACTCGGGGCGCTCGTCACCGTCGCCGCCGACCTGCTGGCGCTGACCCTGCTGAAGTCGCCCGGCGAGCTCGGGGCGGACATCGCCGTCGGGACGACGCAGCGCTTCGGCGTGCCCATGGGCTTCGGCGGACCGCACGCCGGATACATGGCGGTCCAGGACAAGATGGCGCGCAGCCTGCCCGGGCGGCTCGTCGGCGTGTCCGTGGACGCCGACGGGAACAAGGCCTACCGGCTGGCGTTGCAGACGCGTGAGCAGCACATCCGCCGTGAGAAGGCGACCAGCAACATCTGCACCGCGCAGGTGCTGCTCGCCGTCATGGCCGGCATGTACGCCGTCTACCACGGTCCGGAGGGCCTGAAGGGCATCGCGCGGCGCACCCACCGGTACGCCACCGTCCTCGCCGCCGGGCTCGCGCACGGCGGGGTCGAGGTCGTGCACGGCTCCTACTTCGACACCCTGACCGTGCGCGTCGAGGGCCGGGCCGCCGAGGCCGTGGCCGCAGCCCGTGACAACGGGGTCAACCTGCGCCTCGTCGACGCCGATCACGTCTCGATCGCCTGCGACGAGACCACGACGCGGGCCCAGGTGCGTGCCGTGTGGGCCGCCTTCGGGGTCGAGGGCGTCATCGAGGCGCTGGACGCGGCCACGGACGAAAGCCTCCCGGACACCCTGCTGCGGACCGACGACTACCTGACGCACCCCGTCTTCCACCAGCACCGCTCCGAGACCGCCATGCTGCGCTACCTGCGCAGGTTGGCCGACCGCGACTACGCGCTCGACCGGGGCATGATCCCGCTGGGCTCCTGCACCATGAAGCTCAACGCGACGACCGAGATGGAGCCGGTCACCTGGCCCGAGTTCGGGCAGCTGCACCCCTTCGCGCCCGCCGAGCAGGCCGGGGGCTACCTCACCCTCATCCACGAGCTGGAGGACCGGCTCGCCGAGGTCACCGGCTACGACAAGGTGTCCCTCCAGCCGAACGCCGGGTCCCAGGGCGAGCTGGCCGGACTGCTCGCCGTCCGCGGGTACCACCGGGCCAACGGGGACGAGCAGCGCACCGTGTGCCTGATCCCGTCGTCCGCGCACGGCACCAACGCCGCCAGCGCGGTGATGGCGGGCATGAAGGTCGTCGTCGTGAAGACCGCCGGGGACGGCGAGATCGACGTGGAGGACCTGCGGGCGAAGATCGAGCAGTACCGCGGCGAACTGGCCGTGCTGATGATCACCTACCCGTCCACCCACGGTGTGTTCGAGGAGCACGTGGCCGACATCTGTGCTCAGGTGCACGAGGCGGGCGGCCAGGTCTACGTCGACGGGGCCAACCTCAACGCGCTCGTCGGGCTCGCCAAGCCGGGGCACTTCGGCGGCGACGTCTCGCACCTGAACCTGCACAAGACCTTCTGCATCCCGCACGGCGGCGGCGGTCCCGGCGTCGGCCCGGTCGCGGTGCGCGAGCACCTCGCGCCCTACCTGCCGAACCACCCGCTGCAGCCCGAGGCCGGCCCGGAGACGGGCGTCGGCCCCATCTCGGCGGCTCCCTGGGGCTCGGCCGGCATCCTGCCCATCTCGTGGGCGTACGTCAGGCTCATGGGCGGTGAGGGGCTGAAGCGGGCCACGCAGGTGGCCGTGCTCAGCGCCAACTACATCGCCAAGCGGCTGGAGCCGCACTACCCGGTGCTCTACACCGGTCCCGGCGGGCTCGTCGCCCACGAGTGCATCATCGACCTGCGGCCGCTGACCAAGGCGACCGGCGTGAGCGTCGACGACATCGCCAAGCGGCTGATCGACTACGGCTTCCACGCGCCGACCATGTCGTTCCCGGTGGCCGGGACGCTGATGATCGAGCCGACCGAGTCGGAGGACCTGGCCGAGCTGGACCGCTTCTGCGAGGCGATGATCGCCATCCGCGCGGAGATCGAGAAGGTCGGCTCCGGAGAGTGGCCCGCGGACGACAACCCGCTGCGCGGCGCCCCGCACACCGCCGGCGCGCTCGCCGGGGAGTGGGAGCACGCCTACAGCCGTGAGGAGGCCGTCTTCCCGGCCGGGATGTCGACCGCCGACAAGTACTGGCCGCCGGTGCGCCGCATCGACCAGGCCTACGGCGACCGGAACCTGGTGTGCTCCTGCCCGCCGCTGGACGCGTACGAGGACTGA
- a CDS encoding PRC-barrel domain-containing protein, giving the protein MRTDIDPRNLIGRKAFDRNGTRIGTIDEVYLDDATGEPEWAAIRTGLFSRDAFVPLEPSELIEGALHVPFERALIKDAPDFGVGRHLSPDQELQLYHHYGLDVAAPPPLPDHDFGKLAGTDETA; this is encoded by the coding sequence GTGCGAACCGATATCGATCCGCGCAACCTGATCGGCCGCAAGGCGTTCGACCGCAACGGGACCAGGATCGGCACCATCGACGAGGTCTACCTCGACGACGCCACCGGCGAGCCGGAGTGGGCGGCCATACGGACCGGCCTGTTCAGCAGGGACGCTTTCGTCCCTCTGGAGCCCAGTGAACTGATCGAGGGCGCCCTGCACGTGCCCTTCGAACGCGCCCTGATCAAGGACGCCCCCGACTTCGGGGTGGGCCGCCACCTCTCCCCGGACCAGGAGCTGCAGCTCTACCACCACTACGGTCTCGACGTCGCCGCCCCGCCCCCGCTGCCGGACCACGACTTCGGCAAGCTGGCGGGCACCGACGAGACGGCCTGA